A single genomic interval of Armigeres subalbatus isolate Guangzhou_Male chromosome 1, GZ_Asu_2, whole genome shotgun sequence harbors:
- the LOC134208007 gene encoding uncharacterized protein LOC134208007 encodes MSSSPPLPAKNLGKGSLPVGKSNGAVLSRARSRPSEEANLEQSDPHNVNQSVKVCPRRKFSNSVVSCRNAKSGVIIIESQKCDATNSNQPTTTINSQRVIQELLVLVPVTRNISQ; translated from the exons ATGTCGTCTTCGCCTCCGCTGCCAGCGAAAAACCTAGGCAAAGGCTCATTGCCAGTCGGAAAGTCCAACGGAGCGGTCCTGTCCAGGGCGAGATCCCGACCCTCCGAGGAAGCGAATCTGGAACAATCAGATCCGCACAATGTGAATCAGTCCGTGAAGGTGTGTCCCCGGAGGAAGTTTTCAAATTCGGTCGTGTCTTGCCGAAACG CGAAAAGTGGCGTCATCATCATTGAATCTCAAAAGTGTGATGCGACgaacagcaaccaaccaaccacgaCCATCAACAGTCAGCGTGTCATCCAGGAATTGCTGGTATTAGTGCCTGTTACGAG